One genomic window of Piliocolobus tephrosceles isolate RC106 chromosome 19, ASM277652v3, whole genome shotgun sequence includes the following:
- the LOC111524535 gene encoding keratin-associated protein 10-12-like, translating into MPLPAAFQLGPGPHQLLPPGIHFNPSVAASTVSVCSSNMSYGSRVCLPGPCDSCSDSWQVDDCPESCCEPPCCAPSCCAPAPCLTVVCTPVSCVSSPCCQAACEPSPCQSGCTSSCTPSCCQQSSCQPACCTSSPCQQACCVPVCCKPACCVPVCCKTVCCVPTCSESSSSCCQQSSCQPACCTSSPCQQGCCVPVCCKSVCCVPICSGASTSCCQQSSCQPACCTTSCWRPSSSVSLLCRPLCRSACCVPVSSCCAPTSSCQASCCRPASCVSLLCRPVCSRPACYSLCSGQKSSC; encoded by the exons ATGCCCCTGCCTGCAGCTTTCCAGCTGGGACCAGGCCCACACCAGCTCCTGCCCCCAGGGATCCAC TTCAACCCCAGCGTGGCTGCGTCCACCGTGTCCGTCTGCTCCAGCAACATGAGCTACGGCAGCCGCGTCTGCCTTCCTGGTCCCTGTGACTCTTGCTCTGACTCCTGGCAGGTGGACGACTGCCCAGAGAGCTGCTGTGAGCCCCCCTGCTGCGCCCCCAGCTGCTGCGCCCCGGCCCCCTGCCTGACCGTGGTCTGCACCCCAGTGAGCTGTGTGTCCAGCCCCTGCTGCCAGGCGGCCTGTGAGCCCAGCCCCTGCCAATCAGGCTGCACCAGCTCCTGCACACCCTCGTGCTGCCAGCAGTCTAGCTGCCAGCCGGCTTGCTGCACCTCCTCCCCCTGCCAGCAGGCCTGCTGTGTGCCCGTCTGCTGCAAGCCT GCCTGCTGTGTGCCTGTCTGCTGCAAGACCGTATGCTGTGTGCCCACCTGTTCTGAGTCTTCCTCTTCATGCTGCCAGCAGTCTAGCTGCCAGCCAGCTTGCTGCACCTCCTCCCCCTGCCAGCAGGGCTGCTGTGTGCCCGTCTGCTGCAAGTCTGTCTGCTGTGTGCCCATCTGCTCTGGGGCTTCCACTTCATGCTGCCAGCAGTCTAGCTGCCAGCCGGCTTGCTGCACCACCTCTTGCTGGAGACCCTCCTCCTCTGTGTCCCTCCTCTGCCGCCCCTTGTGCAGGTCCGCCTGCTGCGTGCCCGTCTCCTCCTGTTGTGCCCCAACCTCCTCCTGCCAGGCCAGTTGCTGCCGCCCGGCCTCCTGCGTGTCCCTCCTCTGCCGCCCCGTGTGCTCCCGCCCGGCCTGCTACAGCCTCTGCTCTGGCCAGAAGTCCAGCTGCTGA
- the LOC111526811 gene encoding keratin-associated protein 10-1 isoform X4 codes for MAASTMSVCSSACSDSWQVDDCAESCCEPPCCAPSCCAPAPCLTLVCTPVSCVSSPCCQAACEPSPCQSGCTSSCTPSCCQQSSCQPACCTSSPCQQSCCVPSCCVPVCCVPVCCKPVCCVPTCSGDFSSCCQQSSCQSACCPSSPCQQSSCVPVCGKSVCCKSVCCVPVCSGASTSCCQQSRCQPACCTTSCCRPSSSVSLLCRPVCRSTCCVPVSSCCAPASSCQTSCCRPASCVSLLCRPVCSRPAC; via the exons atgGCCGCGTCCACCATGTCCGTCTGCTCCAGCGCTTGCTCCGACTCCTGGCAGGTGGATGACTGCGCAGAGAGCTGCTGCGAGCCCCCCTGCTGTGCCCCCAGCTGCTGCGCCCCGGCCCCCTGCCTGACCCTGGTCTGCACCCCAGTGAGCTGCGTGTCCAGCCCCTGCTGCCAGGCGGCCTGTGAGCCCAGCCCCTGCCAATCAGGCTGCACCAGCTCCTGCACGCCCTCGTGCTGCCAGCAGTCCAGCTGTCAGCCGGCTTGCTGCACCTCCTCCCCCTGCCAGCAATCCTGTTGTGTGCCT TCCTGCTGTGTGCCTGTCTGCTGTGTGCCTGTCTGCTGCAAGCCTGTCTGCTGTGTGCCCACCTGTTCTGGGGATTTCTCTTCATGCTGCCAGCAGTCTAGCTGCCAGTCAGCTTGCTGTCCCTCCTCCCCATGTCAACAGTCCTCCTGTGTGCCTGTCTGCGGCAAGTCTGTCTGCTGCAAGTCCGTCTGCTGTGTGCCCGTCTGCTCTGGGGCTTCCACTTCATGCTGCCAGCAGTCTCGCTGCCAACCGGCTTGCTGCACCACCTCCTGCTGCAGACCCTCCTCCTCTGTGTCGCTCCTCTGCCGCCCTGTATGCAGGTCCACCTGCTGCGTGCCCGTCTCCTCCTGCTGCGCCCCCGCCTCCTCCTGCCAGACCAGCTGCTGCCGCCCGGCCTCCTGCGTGTCCCTCCTCTGCCGCCCCGTGTGCTCCCGCCCGGCCTGCTGA
- the LOC111526811 gene encoding keratin-associated protein 10-3 isoform X5, whose product MAASTMSVCSSACSDSWQVDDCAESCCEPPCCAPSCCAPAPCLTLVCTPVSCVSSPCCQAACEPSPCQSGCTSSCTPSCCQQSSCQPACCTSSPCQQSCCVPVCCKPSCCVPVCCVPVCCKPSVCCVPVCSGASTSCCQQSRCQPACCTTSCCRPSSSVSLLCRPVCRSTCCVPVSSCCAPASSCQTSCCRPASCVSLLCRPVCSRPAC is encoded by the exons atgGCCGCGTCCACCATGTCCGTCTGCTCCAGCGCTTGCTCCGACTCCTGGCAGGTGGATGACTGCGCAGAGAGCTGCTGCGAGCCCCCCTGCTGTGCCCCCAGCTGCTGCGCCCCGGCCCCCTGCCTGACCCTGGTCTGCACCCCAGTGAGCTGCGTGTCCAGCCCCTGCTGCCAGGCGGCCTGTGAGCCCAGCCCCTGCCAATCAGGCTGCACCAGCTCCTGCACGCCCTCGTGCTGCCAGCAGTCCAGCTGTCAGCCGGCTTGCTGCACCTCCTCCCCCTGCCAGCAATCCTGTTGTGTGCCTGTCTGCTGCAAGCCT TCCTGCTGTGTGCCTGTCTGCTGTGTGCCTGTCTGCTGCAAGCCT TCCGTCTGCTGTGTGCCCGTCTGCTCTGGGGCTTCCACTTCATGCTGCCAGCAGTCTCGCTGCCAACCGGCTTGCTGCACCACCTCCTGCTGCAGACCCTCCTCCTCTGTGTCGCTCCTCTGCCGCCCTGTATGCAGGTCCACCTGCTGCGTGCCCGTCTCCTCCTGCTGCGCCCCCGCCTCCTCCTGCCAGACCAGCTGCTGCCGCCCGGCCTCCTGCGTGTCCCTCCTCTGCCGCCCCGTGTGCTCCCGCCCGGCCTGCTGA
- the LOC111526811 gene encoding keratin-associated protein 10-1 isoform X1 encodes MAASTMSVCSSACSDSWQVDDCAESCCEPPCCAPSCCAPAPCLTLVCTPVSCVSSPCCQAACEPSPCQSGCTSSCTPSCCQQSSCQPACCTSSPCQQSCCVPVCCKPVCCPVCSKSVCCVPVCSGASTSCCQQSSCQPACCTSSPCQQSCCVPVCCVPVCCKPVCCVPTCSGDFSSCCQQSSCQSACCPSSPCQQSSCVPVCGKSVCCKSVCCVPVCSGASTSCCQQSRCQPACCTTSCCRPSSSVSLLCRPVCRSTCCVPVSSCCAPASSCQTSCCRPASCVSLLCRPVCSRPAC; translated from the exons atgGCCGCGTCCACCATGTCCGTCTGCTCCAGCGCTTGCTCCGACTCCTGGCAGGTGGATGACTGCGCAGAGAGCTGCTGCGAGCCCCCCTGCTGTGCCCCCAGCTGCTGCGCCCCGGCCCCCTGCCTGACCCTGGTCTGCACCCCAGTGAGCTGCGTGTCCAGCCCCTGCTGCCAGGCGGCCTGTGAGCCCAGCCCCTGCCAATCAGGCTGCACCAGCTCCTGCACGCCCTCGTGCTGCCAGCAGTCCAGCTGTCAGCCGGCTTGCTGCACCTCCTCCCCCTGCCAGCAATCCTGTTGTGTGCCTGTCTGCTGCAAGCCTGTGTGCTGT CCTGTCTGCTCCAAGTCCGTCTGCTGTGTGCCTGTCTGCTCTGGGGCTTCCACTTCATGCTGCCAGCAGTCTAGCTGCCAGCCGGCTTGCTGTACCTCTTCCCCGTGCCAGCAGTCCTGCTGTGTGCCTGTCTGCTGTGTGCCTGTCTGCTGCAAGCCTGTCTGCTGTGTGCCCACCTGTTCTGGGGATTTCTCTTCATGCTGCCAGCAGTCTAGCTGCCAGTCAGCTTGCTGTCCCTCCTCCCCATGTCAACAGTCCTCCTGTGTGCCTGTCTGCGGCAAGTCTGTCTGCTGCAAGTCCGTCTGCTGTGTGCCCGTCTGCTCTGGGGCTTCCACTTCATGCTGCCAGCAGTCTCGCTGCCAACCGGCTTGCTGCACCACCTCCTGCTGCAGACCCTCCTCCTCTGTGTCGCTCCTCTGCCGCCCTGTATGCAGGTCCACCTGCTGCGTGCCCGTCTCCTCCTGCTGCGCCCCCGCCTCCTCCTGCCAGACCAGCTGCTGCCGCCCGGCCTCCTGCGTGTCCCTCCTCTGCCGCCCCGTGTGCTCCCGCCCGGCCTGCTGA
- the LOC111526811 gene encoding keratin-associated protein 10-1 isoform X2 — protein sequence MAASTMSVCSSACSDSWQVDDCAESCCEPPCCAPSCCAPAPCLTLVCTPVSCVSSPCCQAACEPSPCQSGCTSSCTPSCCQQSSCQPACCTSSPCQQSCCVPVCCKPVCCVPTCSGDSSSCCQQSSCQPACCTSSPCQQSSCVPVCCKPVCSKSVCCVPVCSGASTSCCQQSSCQPACCTSSPCQQSCCVPVCCVPVCCKPSVCCVPVCSGASTSCCQQSRCQPACCTTSCCRPSSSVSLLCRPVCRSTCCVPVSSCCAPASSCQTSCCRPASCVSLLCRPVCSRPAC from the exons atgGCCGCGTCCACCATGTCCGTCTGCTCCAGCGCTTGCTCCGACTCCTGGCAGGTGGATGACTGCGCAGAGAGCTGCTGCGAGCCCCCCTGCTGTGCCCCCAGCTGCTGCGCCCCGGCCCCCTGCCTGACCCTGGTCTGCACCCCAGTGAGCTGCGTGTCCAGCCCCTGCTGCCAGGCGGCCTGTGAGCCCAGCCCCTGCCAATCAGGCTGCACCAGCTCCTGCACGCCCTCGTGCTGCCAGCAGTCCAGCTGTCAGCCGGCTTGCTGCACCTCCTCCCCCTGCCAGCAATCCTGTTGTGTGCCTGTCTGCTGCAAGCCTGTGTGCTGTGTGCCCACCTGCTCTGGGGATTCCTCTTCATGCTGCCAGCAGTCTAGCTGCCAGCCGGCTTGCTGCACCTCCTCCCCGTGTCAACAGTCCTCCTGTGTGCCCGTCTGCTGCAAGCCTGTCTGCTCCAAGTCCGTCTGCTGTGTGCCTGTCTGCTCTGGGGCTTCCACTTCATGCTGCCAGCAGTCTAGCTGCCAGCCGGCTTGCTGTACCTCTTCCCCGTGCCAGCAGTCCTGCTGTGTGCCTGTCTGCTGTGTGCCTGTCTGCTGCAAGCCT TCCGTCTGCTGTGTGCCCGTCTGCTCTGGGGCTTCCACTTCATGCTGCCAGCAGTCTCGCTGCCAACCGGCTTGCTGCACCACCTCCTGCTGCAGACCCTCCTCCTCTGTGTCGCTCCTCTGCCGCCCTGTATGCAGGTCCACCTGCTGCGTGCCCGTCTCCTCCTGCTGCGCCCCCGCCTCCTCCTGCCAGACCAGCTGCTGCCGCCCGGCCTCCTGCGTGTCCCTCCTCTGCCGCCCCGTGTGCTCCCGCCCGGCCTGCTGA
- the LOC111526811 gene encoding keratin-associated protein 10-1 isoform X3, protein MAASTMSVCSSACSDSWQVDDCAESCCEPPCCAPSCCAPAPCLTLVCTPVSCVSSPCCQAACEPSPCQSGCTSSCTPSCCQQSSCQPACCTSSPCQQSCCVPVCCKPVCCVPTCSGDSSSCCQQSSCQPACCTSSPCQQSSCVPVCCKPVCSKSVCCVPVCSGASTSCCQQSSCQPACCTSSPCQQSCCVPVCCVPSVCCKSVCCVPVCSGASTSCCQQSRCQPACCTTSCCRPSSSVCCRPASCVSLLCRPVCSRPAC, encoded by the exons atgGCCGCGTCCACCATGTCCGTCTGCTCCAGCGCTTGCTCCGACTCCTGGCAGGTGGATGACTGCGCAGAGAGCTGCTGCGAGCCCCCCTGCTGTGCCCCCAGCTGCTGCGCCCCGGCCCCCTGCCTGACCCTGGTCTGCACCCCAGTGAGCTGCGTGTCCAGCCCCTGCTGCCAGGCGGCCTGTGAGCCCAGCCCCTGCCAATCAGGCTGCACCAGCTCCTGCACGCCCTCGTGCTGCCAGCAGTCCAGCTGTCAGCCGGCTTGCTGCACCTCCTCCCCCTGCCAGCAATCCTGTTGTGTGCCTGTCTGCTGCAAGCCTGTGTGCTGTGTGCCCACCTGCTCTGGGGATTCCTCTTCATGCTGCCAGCAGTCTAGCTGCCAGCCGGCTTGCTGCACCTCCTCCCCGTGTCAACAGTCCTCCTGTGTGCCCGTCTGCTGCAAGCCTGTCTGCTCCAAGTCCGTCTGCTGTGTGCCTGTCTGCTCTGGGGCTTCCACTTCATGCTGCCAGCAGTCTAGCTGCCAGCCGGCTTGCTGTACCTCTTCCCCGTGCCAGCAGTCCTGCTGTGTGCCTGTCTGCTGTGTGCCT TCTGTCTGCTGCAAGTCCGTCTGCTGTGTGCCCGTCTGCTCTGGGGCTTCCACTTCATGCTGCCAGCAGTCTCGCTGCCAACCGGCTTGCTGCACCACCTCCTGCTGCAGACCCTCCTCCTCTGT CTGCTGCCGCCCGGCCTCCTGCGTGTCCCTCCTCTGCCGCCCCGTGTGCTCCCGCCCGGCCTGCTGA
- the LOC111526869 gene encoding keratin-associated protein 10-3-like isoform X3: MSVCSSDLSYSSRICLPGSRDSCSDSWQVDDYPESCCEPPCCASSCCAPAPCLTLVCTPVSCVSSPCYQVACESSPCQSGCTSSCTPSCCQQSSCQPACCTSSSCQQVCCVPVCYKPGCCVPVCCKPVSCTPVSCVPVCSGASTSCCQQSSCQPACCTTSCCRPSSSVSLLCRPVCRPACCVPVPSCCATTSSCQPSCCCPASCVSLFCSPVCSAQKPSC; this comes from the exons ATGTCCGTCTGCTCCAGCGACCTGAGCTACAGCAGCCGCATCTGCCTTCCTGGTTCCCGTGACTCTTGCTCTGACTCCTGGCAGGTGGATGACTACCCAGAGAGCTGCTGTGAGCCCCCCTGCTGCGCCTCCAGCTGCTGCGCCCCGGCCCCCTGCCTGACCCTGGTCTGCACCCCAGTGAGCTGTGTGTCCAGCCCCTGCTACCAGGTGGCCTGTGAGTCCAGCCCCTGCCAATCAGGCTGCACCAGCTCCTGCACGCCCTCGTGCTGCCAGCAGTCTAGCTGCCAGCCGGCTTGCtgcacctcctcctcctgccagcAGGTCTGCTGTGTGCCCGTCTGCTACAAGCCT GGCTGCTGCGTGCCCGTCTGCTGCAAGCCTGTGAGCTGCACGCCTGTGAGCTGCGTGCCTGTTTGCTCTGGGGCTTCCACTTCATGCTGCCAGCAGTCTAGCTGCCAGCCGGCTTGCTGTACCACCTCCTGCTGCAGACCTTCCTCCTCCGTGTCCCTCCTCTGCCGCCCTGTGTGCAGGCCTGCCTGCTGTGTGCCCGTCCCCTCCTGCTGTGCCACCACCTCCTCCTGCCAGCCCAGCTGCTGCTGCCCAGCCTCCTGTGTGTCCCTCTTCTGCAGCCCTGTGTGCTCAGCTCAGAAGCCCAGCTGCTGA
- the LOC111526869 gene encoding keratin-associated protein 10-12-like isoform X1 yields MSVCSSDLSYSSRICLPGSRDSCSDSWQVDDYPESCCEPPCCASSCCAPAPCLTLVCTPVSCVSSPCYQVACESSPCQSGCTSSCTPSCCQQSSCQPACCTSSSCQQVCCVPVCYKPACCMPICCKPVCCVPICSGASSLCCQQSSCQPACCTSSQSQQGCCVPVCCKPVSCTPVSCVPVCSGASTSCCQQSSCQPACCTTSCCRPSSSVSLLCRPVCRPACCVPVPSCCATTSSCQPSCCCPASCVSLFCSPVCSAQKPSC; encoded by the exons ATGTCCGTCTGCTCCAGCGACCTGAGCTACAGCAGCCGCATCTGCCTTCCTGGTTCCCGTGACTCTTGCTCTGACTCCTGGCAGGTGGATGACTACCCAGAGAGCTGCTGTGAGCCCCCCTGCTGCGCCTCCAGCTGCTGCGCCCCGGCCCCCTGCCTGACCCTGGTCTGCACCCCAGTGAGCTGTGTGTCCAGCCCCTGCTACCAGGTGGCCTGTGAGTCCAGCCCCTGCCAATCAGGCTGCACCAGCTCCTGCACGCCCTCGTGCTGCCAGCAGTCTAGCTGCCAGCCGGCTTGCtgcacctcctcctcctgccagcAGGTCTGCTGTGTGCCCGTCTGCTACAAGCCT GCCTGCTGCATGCCCATCTGCTGCAAGCCTGTTTGCTGTGTGCCCATCTGCTCTGGGGCTTCCTCTCTGTGCTGCCAGCAGTCTAGCTGCCAGCCAGCTTGCTGCACCTCCTCCCAAAGCCAGCAGGGCTGCTGCGTGCCCGTCTGCTGCAAGCCTGTGAGCTGCACGCCTGTGAGCTGCGTGCCTGTTTGCTCTGGGGCTTCCACTTCATGCTGCCAGCAGTCTAGCTGCCAGCCGGCTTGCTGTACCACCTCCTGCTGCAGACCTTCCTCCTCCGTGTCCCTCCTCTGCCGCCCTGTGTGCAGGCCTGCCTGCTGTGTGCCCGTCCCCTCCTGCTGTGCCACCACCTCCTCCTGCCAGCCCAGCTGCTGCTGCCCAGCCTCCTGTGTGTCCCTCTTCTGCAGCCCTGTGTGCTCAGCTCAGAAGCCCAGCTGCTGA
- the LOC111526869 gene encoding keratin-associated protein 10-12-like isoform X2, producing MSVCSSDLSYSSRICLPGSRDSCSDSWQVDDYPESCCEPPCCASSCCAPAPCLTLVCTPVSCVSSPCYQVACESSPCQSGCTSSCTPSCCQQSSCQPACCTSSSCQQVCCVPACCMPICCKPVCCVPICSGASSLCCQQSSCQPACCTSSQSQQGCCVPVCCKPVSCTPVSCVPVCSGASTSCCQQSSCQPACCTTSCCRPSSSVSLLCRPVCRPACCVPVPSCCATTSSCQPSCCCPASCVSLFCSPVCSAQKPSC from the exons ATGTCCGTCTGCTCCAGCGACCTGAGCTACAGCAGCCGCATCTGCCTTCCTGGTTCCCGTGACTCTTGCTCTGACTCCTGGCAGGTGGATGACTACCCAGAGAGCTGCTGTGAGCCCCCCTGCTGCGCCTCCAGCTGCTGCGCCCCGGCCCCCTGCCTGACCCTGGTCTGCACCCCAGTGAGCTGTGTGTCCAGCCCCTGCTACCAGGTGGCCTGTGAGTCCAGCCCCTGCCAATCAGGCTGCACCAGCTCCTGCACGCCCTCGTGCTGCCAGCAGTCTAGCTGCCAGCCGGCTTGCtgcacctcctcctcctgccagcAGGTCTGCTGTGTGCCC GCCTGCTGCATGCCCATCTGCTGCAAGCCTGTTTGCTGTGTGCCCATCTGCTCTGGGGCTTCCTCTCTGTGCTGCCAGCAGTCTAGCTGCCAGCCAGCTTGCTGCACCTCCTCCCAAAGCCAGCAGGGCTGCTGCGTGCCCGTCTGCTGCAAGCCTGTGAGCTGCACGCCTGTGAGCTGCGTGCCTGTTTGCTCTGGGGCTTCCACTTCATGCTGCCAGCAGTCTAGCTGCCAGCCGGCTTGCTGTACCACCTCCTGCTGCAGACCTTCCTCCTCCGTGTCCCTCCTCTGCCGCCCTGTGTGCAGGCCTGCCTGCTGTGTGCCCGTCCCCTCCTGCTGTGCCACCACCTCCTCCTGCCAGCCCAGCTGCTGCTGCCCAGCCTCCTGTGTGTCCCTCTTCTGCAGCCCTGTGTGCTCAGCTCAGAAGCCCAGCTGCTGA